A region of the Kribbella sp. NBC_01245 genome:
CCGGGCTCGAGCTGATGGTTTCCGAGCTCGATCCCGTTGCCGTCCCCGAGGCGTTGCGCGAGCGTCGGCTCGATGTCGCGCTCATCCACGACTACGACGTGATGCCGGTCGAGCCGGACCGGACGCTCGACGCCGTTCCCCTGCTGGACGAAACGGTCTTCTTGGCCACACCGTCTGCGGCCAAGGCAACCAAAGACCCGATCGCCGACGCCCGGGATGCCGCGTGGATCGTCGGCAGCCCGGGCACCGTCTGTCATGCCGTCACGCTGCAGCTCTGCCGGTCGGCCGGCTTCACCCCGCAGGTACGGCATCACGCCGACGACTTCGCGGCCGTACTCGCGCTGGTCGCCGCCGGCCAAGGCGTCTCGCTCGTCCCCCAACTCGCGACGGCCGAAGCCCCAGCCGGCGTACACCTCATCCCGCTAGCCGCCCGGCGCCGGACCCGCATCACCTACCGCCAAGGCGCCTCCAGCCACCCCGCGATCGCCGCCTTCACCACGGCGATCCGGGAGGCTACAAACCAATACCTGAAGGGCTAGTGGTCGGCGCCGGATGGTCGGCGAGTGGCTGCGGTGTCCAGGCGGGTGCATCGCAAGGCGGAGAAGGAGCCTCGATGCTTTTTATCGTGGCTTCTTCTCCAACGCCGCGAGGTGCCCGCCTGGGCGCCGCAGACGCCGACGAACATCCGGCGCCGACCACTAGGCGGCGAGAGCGGCTTCGGCGACGGTCTCGGCGTCGGGCGTGAGCTGCGGCGTGGCCAGGCTGACGAGGACGTTCAGGACGGCGAACGCGGCTGCGACCAAGAGACCACGGTGGAAGCCTTCGACCAGCGCCGCCTGCTGGGACATGCCCTGGGTCAACGCGTCGGTGGTGTGACTGATCGACAAGGTTGTCACCACGGCCAGACCGAGAGCGCCACCGACCTGGTAGACCGCGGTCACCACGCCCGAGGCGGCGCCGGCCTCATGACGCTCGACGTCCGAGACGGCTGCGATCTGAGCCGGTACGGCGACCGCGATGATGCCGAACCCGAAGAGGATGAACCCGGGCAGGAGCTCGACCGCGTAAGACCCATCGGCGCTTGCCTGCGAGAGCAATAGCAACCCGGCGAGACTGAGGACCGTGCCGGCGAGCTGGACCGTGCGAGTGCCAACGCGGTGCACGAGCTGCGAGGCCACGACCGCACCGAGCACGGCGGCACCACCCATCGGCAGGAAGTGGACGCCCGCGGCCAGCGCCGAATCGCCTCGCACCTGCTGCAGGTAGATCGCAGTCAGGAAGAACATCGACAGGAAGCTCGCGCCATTCAGGGCGAGCGCGCCACTCGACACACTCAGCGCTCGCGAGCGGAACAGACCCAACGGCACCAGCGGCGCCTTCGAACGGGCTTCGACCCGGACGAACGCGACCATCAGCACCACCCCGCCGATAAGGAATCCGGCCACCTCGAACGACGCCCAACCACTCGGCTCGGCGCGAACGACGCCGTACACGATGGCGAGGAGACCGGCCGTGCCGAGTACGGCGCCGGCGGTGTCGAAGGTGCGCGGGCCGTCCTGGCCGTGGCGGTGATCGGGCACGAAGACCGGGATCAACGCGATCAGCAGTACGACGATCGGCACGTTCACGAAGAACACCCAGGCCCAGCTGAGCGCGTCGACCAGCACTCCTCCGGCGACCACGCCGAGGGTGCCGCCGAGCCCGGCCAGACCACCCCAGACGCCCATCGCGATATTGCGATCCCGGCCGTGGTCGAACGTCACCATCAGCAAAGCGAGCGCGGCCGGTGAGAGTAGTGCGCCGCCGAGGCCTTGCACGGCTCGAGCGGCGATCAGGAATTCGGACGAGTTCGCCAGGCCCGCGACCAGCGAGCTGACGCCGAACAGCGCGAGACCCGCGATGAAGACCCGGCGCGATCCGAGCAGGTCGGCGGCCCGTCCACCGAGCAGGAGGAATCCGCCGAACAGCAGCGTGTAGGCGCTGATCACCCATTGCAGGGTCTCCGGCGTGAAACCCAGATCAGCCTGGATGTCGGGCAGCGCGACATTCACGATCGTCACGTCGAGCACCACGATGAACTGCGCCAGGGCGAGCACGGCCAGGGTCGCCCAGGGACTGCGTTGTCGCATGACTTACCTCATCTATCGGCTTGTGTACGGCGTACGTCTACGTTGTATACGTACGCCGTAGACGTTAGGTCTACGGTGTAAACTTGTCAACGTGGTGACCACCAGAGACCTGACGGCAAAAGATCCGACGACGACCCAGCGGCGGCTCGATCCGGCCCGGATCGTGGCGAGCGCGCTGGCGATCGCGGACGGCGAGGGCCTGCCCGCGGTGACCATCCGGCGCCTCGCGCAGGAGCACGAGGTCACGCCGATGGCGCTCTACCGGCACTTCAAGGACAAGGACGAGCTGCTCGGCGCCCTTGCGGATCGCCTGCTTTCCGACATCGACATGCCCGAGCCCTCCGAGGCGCCGTGGGACTGGCAGGTCCGCGAGGTGCTGGCCGCGGTCGTCGACGCACTGCGCCCCCATCCAGAGGTCGCGAATCTGACGCTGCCCCGGATCCTGCTCACCGAGCCCGGTCTCGAGCTGGCAGAACGGACCCTCGGCCTGCTGGTCCAGGGCGGGTTCACCCCGGACCAGGCCGGCGAGATCGGCCGCCAGTCCATCTGCTCGCTGATCACCCTCGTCACCACCGAGCCGGGCGGGGGCGTTGATCCCGAGGTCCGCGAGCAGCAGATCCGGAACAAGCGGGCCGCGATCGCGATGCTGCCGCCACAGCGCTACCCGAACGTTGTCGCCGCCGCGGACAGCCTCACCGGCTGCGAGGATCCCCAGGCGTACTACGAGATCGGCCTCGACCTCGTCGTCGCCGGCATCCGCGGCATGGTCAAGTAGTTGCTAGCAGCAACCTTCTGCCGGTAGCAGTACCACTTTGCCCGCAGCCCGGGACAAGGCAGGGTGGCGGGTATGAGACTGCTGATGCTGGGCGGTACGGCGTTCGTGGGCCGGGCTGTCGTCGATGACGCGCTGGCCCGCGGCTGGGACGTGACCGTTCTGAACCGGGGCACCACCAAACCGCCCGCCGGGGTCACCGCCTTGGTCGGCGACCGGACCACGCCCGAGGGCCTGGACACCCTCAAGACGGGCGAATGGGACATCGTCGTCGATGCCTGGTCGCAAGCCCCACGCGCGGTGGACGCGAGCGCCCGCCTGCTGGCCGATCGCGCCGGCTTCTATGCCTACGTCTCGACCAGAGGCGTGTACGAATGGCCACCGCCCGCCGGCGCCGATGAGGACTATCCACTGGTCGACGCCGATCCCACCGACGGCGACGTGGACTACGGCCGGGCGAAACGCGGCGCGGAGATCGCGGTCACCGCCGCATTCGGAGATCGGTCGTTGCTGGGGCGTGCCGGGTTGATCCTGGGCCCGTGGGAGAACGTCGACCGGCTGCCCTGGTGGTTGCGCCGGATCGCCAAAGGTGGACCGGTGCTCGCGCCAGGCC
Encoded here:
- a CDS encoding LysR family transcriptional regulator — encoded protein: MLDVRRLRLLRDLAQLGTIAAVAKAHTYTPSAVSQQLAVLEREAGVPLLERTGRRVALTAAGVVLVRHAETVLAALEGASAALAEARGELAGPLRIGAYPTAVRTLLPTALVALGREHPGLELMVSELDPVAVPEALRERRLDVALIHDYDVMPVEPDRTLDAVPLLDETVFLATPSAAKATKDPIADARDAAWIVGSPGTVCHAVTLQLCRSAGFTPQVRHHADDFAAVLALVAAGQGVSLVPQLATAEAPAGVHLIPLAARRRTRITYRQGASSHPAIAAFTTAIREATNQYLKG
- a CDS encoding TetR/AcrR family transcriptional regulator — translated: MVTTRDLTAKDPTTTQRRLDPARIVASALAIADGEGLPAVTIRRLAQEHEVTPMALYRHFKDKDELLGALADRLLSDIDMPEPSEAPWDWQVREVLAAVVDALRPHPEVANLTLPRILLTEPGLELAERTLGLLVQGGFTPDQAGEIGRQSICSLITLVTTEPGGGVDPEVREQQIRNKRAAIAMLPPQRYPNVVAAADSLTGCEDPQAYYEIGLDLVVAGIRGMVK
- a CDS encoding DHA2 family efflux MFS transporter permease subunit: MRQRSPWATLAVLALAQFIVVLDVTIVNVALPDIQADLGFTPETLQWVISAYTLLFGGFLLLGGRAADLLGSRRVFIAGLALFGVSSLVAGLANSSEFLIAARAVQGLGGALLSPAALALLMVTFDHGRDRNIAMGVWGGLAGLGGTLGVVAGGVLVDALSWAWVFFVNVPIVVLLIALIPVFVPDHRHGQDGPRTFDTAGAVLGTAGLLAIVYGVVRAEPSGWASFEVAGFLIGGVVLMVAFVRVEARSKAPLVPLGLFRSRALSVSSGALALNGASFLSMFFLTAIYLQQVRGDSALAAGVHFLPMGGAAVLGAVVASQLVHRVGTRTVQLAGTVLSLAGLLLLSQASADGSYAVELLPGFILFGFGIIAVAVPAQIAAVSDVERHEAGAASGVVTAVYQVGGALGLAVVTTLSISHTTDALTQGMSQQAALVEGFHRGLLVAAAFAVLNVLVSLATPQLTPDAETVAEAALAA
- a CDS encoding NAD-dependent epimerase/dehydratase family protein, which translates into the protein MRLLMLGGTAFVGRAVVDDALARGWDVTVLNRGTTKPPAGVTALVGDRTTPEGLDTLKTGEWDIVVDAWSQAPRAVDASARLLADRAGFYAYVSTRGVYEWPPPAGADEDYPLVDADPTDGDVDYGRAKRGAEIAVTAAFGDRSLLGRAGLILGPWENVDRLPWWLRRIAKGGPVLAPGPHELALQYIDARDLAGWTLDQAERGNGGAYNLVSPPGFTTMGQLLETCVEVTGSDADLRWTEPERILAAGIEGWTQLPIWAEPGTSYDALHHADVSKAVAAGLVNRPVEDTVRDTWTWMQGPDGQMARTVRSATGLDPEIEATFLKAQPQGPS